A stretch of Streptomyces vietnamensis DNA encodes these proteins:
- a CDS encoding DUF2087 domain-containing protein, whose translation MTSMTSPPAARPVADLFSADGRLQAIPRRPARREALLAHLAETLFEAGRTYREAEVNEALKTVHEDFSALRRYLVIGGFLARTKDGADYRRQQQPGSPGGAIPAVA comes from the coding sequence ATGACCAGCATGACCAGTCCCCCCGCCGCCCGCCCCGTCGCGGACCTGTTCTCCGCCGACGGGCGTCTCCAGGCGATCCCGCGCAGGCCCGCCCGCCGCGAGGCGCTCCTCGCGCACCTCGCCGAGACGCTGTTCGAGGCCGGCCGGACCTACCGCGAGGCCGAGGTCAACGAGGCCCTGAAGACCGTCCACGAGGACTTCTCGGCGTTGCGCCGGTATCTGGTGATCGGCGGGTTCCTCGCCCGTACGAAGGACGGCGCGGACTACCGCCGACAGCAGCAGCCCGGCTCCCCCGGAGGCGCGATCCCCGCCGTCGCGTGA
- a CDS encoding LysE/ArgO family amino acid transporter: MTAALVAGLLAGYGIAIPVGGVGAYLVAVTARNGWRTGAGAALGVATADGVYALLAVAGGSALVPVLAPVMTPLRWASAVVLAVLAVRAGWMALAAYRTGGLASRDDGGTLTPGRAYLTFLGITTLNPMTVIYFAALILATGPSAPATPVDRTAFVLAALVASASWQLFLALGGTLLGRTLTGPRGRLGTALASSTLIVVLAVRLVVQG; this comes from the coding sequence GTGACGGCCGCCCTGGTGGCCGGCCTGCTGGCCGGCTACGGCATCGCGATCCCGGTCGGCGGGGTCGGCGCCTACCTCGTGGCCGTCACGGCCCGCAACGGCTGGCGTACGGGCGCCGGCGCGGCCCTCGGCGTCGCCACGGCCGACGGGGTCTACGCCCTGCTCGCCGTGGCCGGCGGCTCCGCGCTCGTCCCCGTACTCGCCCCGGTGATGACCCCGCTGCGGTGGGCGTCCGCCGTCGTGCTCGCGGTGCTCGCGGTACGGGCCGGGTGGATGGCGCTCGCCGCGTACCGTACGGGCGGGCTCGCCTCCCGCGACGACGGGGGCACGCTCACGCCGGGGCGCGCGTACCTCACCTTCCTGGGGATCACGACCCTCAACCCCATGACGGTGATCTACTTCGCCGCCCTCATCCTCGCCACGGGCCCCTCCGCGCCCGCCACCCCCGTCGACCGCACCGCCTTCGTCCTCGCCGCGCTCGTCGCCTCCGCCAGCTGGCAGCTGTTCCTCGCCCTCGGCGGCACGCTCCTCGGCCGGACCCTGACGGGCCCCCGGGGCCGCCTCGGCACGGCGCTCGCGTCGAGCACGCTGATCGTCGTCCTCGCGGTCCGGCTGGTCGTACAGGGGTGA